The region TTACGGTGCAGAAGGCCAATTTCCCTACAAATCGGGATTTGAATTCGACATTGGTTTAAACGGAACTCACTCTGACTCAATCAAAATGAATTGGGTGGTTTACCAGAACCAAAGCGGGACATTGTACGAATCTCTTGACACCTTTTCCGTTTACGCTGGTCAAAGATTTTGCCAAAAGGAAACATCATTTCTGATAGGGGTCAACTATCTGACCGCTCGAATCAACGATAGAAATCTCTTAAATTCCAGCGGATTTCGTATTACCCGATTTGCCGATGAAAATTATAATCAAACTGGAGCAATCCTTGGAATTGGTTGGCATTACCCGGTCTCCAGTCATTTCTATGTAGGCATTGATCCGAAACTTAATATCTATTTCACAGGTCAATTGAATAGTCTGAGTTTTCCTATCGAGATTCGCTATGAATTCTAGAAAGAAACCCCTTTTGTTCCTTACATTGTTATTGCTGGGAATATCCAGTTCTGCTTTCGGCGCGGATGTCACTCTCAGCCAGGGTGAAAAAGTTAAGATTCCTTTTGATAATCTCCAAAGAATTATTGTGGCCGACGAAAAGGTGATCCAAGTAACGGTTCAATATTCGGAAAAAAAGATTGAAATAACAGGATTGGAGGAGGGAGAAAGCGAGCTTTCGTTTTTGGCTCCAAGTGGAGGTAAGAAGACTCTATTGGTTGAAGTGTTGAAAAAGACAAAATCTTTTAGAAAAAAGGCTCAAAGAAAAGAGATAAATCGGGAACCCAAATTTAGAGAAATCGAGACAGAAATTCGAAACCAGGCAAGAACGATCCCTTTTTCGGTTCAGGTTACGGAGGAAAACATTACTCTTAAAGGGGAAGTTTATGACAATGCTTCCAGATCTAATCTGGAGCACATTGCCTCCACATATGGGAAGAAAGTAGTAAATCTGGTCAATGTGGTTCGTCCTATGGTCGAAATGGATGTAAAAATCGTACAGGTTGATCAGGTCGAAGGAGACTCGTTCGGAGGTAATCTTTTAAAAAATCTCGGATTAACTACGGATATGGGTTTCGCAACCGACATTAAGCCGCATCTTTCACTTGCCACGCAAGTACAATCTTCCCTTAACCTGCTGGTTAATCATGGCAAGGCAAAAGTCCTTTCAGAGCCCCACCTCTCTTGCAGAACCGGAGATCATGCCACCTTTCACTCGGGAGGTGAGATCGGATTCAGGGTTTCAGGAGTTGGACATTCGAGTGTTAAATTTAAGGAGTACGGTCTGATTCTTCAAATTGAACCTAATATAGTTGAACAGGGGAAGATAGAAAGCCACATCACTATTGAGATTAGTGCACCTACCAGTTCACCGACCTCATCTCAGGATATCGGGTTTACGAAATTTAACGCAGATTCCCATATCGTCAGCAGGCCGAATGAGACGATCATCATTGCAGGCCTTGCGGAGAATATTCAACATCATTTTCAGGAACAAACTCCTCTTCTAGGAAATATCCCGGTTTTAAGTCTCTTTTTCAGCGAAAAACAGGATCAACATTCACGGCGGGATCTTCTTATGATCGTCACTCCGACTTTTACGAAAGTCGAAAGAATTGAAGATTACGAACCTGCTTCTGTTATACAGAAAGAAGGTCTCGAAAAAGAAATAAATGGAGATATTTCGGAGATTGAACCCTGATGCCCTATGTTCGAGTATTAAACCGTAGCGTCGAAATTCATAAAGACCCTTTTTTGATAGGAAGATCTCCTGACGGCGATTTGGTTCTGCCGGAAGCGTCTGTCTCCAGGAAACATGCCCAGATTATTGTCTTCAATGGAAAGTATTTTCTTGAAGATCTAAAAAGCAGATCAGGGATAAAGATAAATGACCTTGTTGTTGCCAAGGGTGAATTGAGAGACGATGATCAAATTACGATCGGACCATTTAACCTCATTTTCTCCTTGCATTCTGAAAGCAGTTCCCCCAGACACGCGGAAGATGAAATTTATGCTTTAAAAAAAGAATTTCACAGGGAGTTGTTTAATCAGATTGATGTTAAAAAAATATCGCTGGAGTTCCATTCTGACGATGATATCAGAAAAATGACCAAATCGGCACTGGAAGTAATTATTCAAAATAATCAAGAGAGGATCCCAAAAAGTGTTGACGTTGATCATTTTGTGAAAGAACTTATGGATGAAATACTGGGACTCGGACCCATAGAGCCCTTTCTGTCAGATCCCGAAATAACTGAGGTGATGGTCAATGGTTCAAATCAGATTTATATCGAAAAAAAAGGGAAATTGATCCTGACAGGAAAGAGATTTATGGGAGACGAACAGGTTCGAACCGTCATTGAACGGATCGTTCATCCGATTGGCAGAAGAATCGATGAGAGCTCTCCAATGGTTGATGCGCGTTTAAGAGACGGCAGCAGAGTGAATGCCATTATCCCTCCGCTTTCCTTAAATGGTCCCATAATAACGATTCGAAAGTTTCCTCCCACTCAAATGGGGGAGGAACAATTAACC is a window of Nitrospirota bacterium DNA encoding:
- a CDS encoding pilus assembly protein N-terminal domain-containing protein encodes the protein MNSRKKPLLFLTLLLLGISSSAFGADVTLSQGEKVKIPFDNLQRIIVADEKVIQVTVQYSEKKIEITGLEEGESELSFLAPSGGKKTLLVEVLKKTKSFRKKAQRKEINREPKFREIETEIRNQARTIPFSVQVTEENITLKGEVYDNASRSNLEHIASTYGKKVVNLVNVVRPMVEMDVKIVQVDQVEGDSFGGNLLKNLGLTTDMGFATDIKPHLSLATQVQSSLNLLVNHGKAKVLSEPHLSCRTGDHATFHSGGEIGFRVSGVGHSSVKFKEYGLILQIEPNIVEQGKIESHITIEISAPTSSPTSSQDIGFTKFNADSHIVSRPNETIIIAGLAENIQHHFQEQTPLLGNIPVLSLFFSEKQDQHSRRDLLMIVTPTFTKVERIEDYEPASVIQKEGLEKEINGDISEIEP
- the tadA gene encoding Flp pilus assembly complex ATPase component TadA; translation: MPYVRVLNRSVEIHKDPFLIGRSPDGDLVLPEASVSRKHAQIIVFNGKYFLEDLKSRSGIKINDLVVAKGELRDDDQITIGPFNLIFSLHSESSSPRHAEDEIYALKKEFHRELFNQIDVKKISLEFHSDDDIRKMTKSALEVIIQNNQERIPKSVDVDHFVKELMDEILGLGPIEPFLSDPEITEVMVNGSNQIYIEKKGKLILTGKRFMGDEQVRTVIERIVHPIGRRIDESSPMVDARLRDGSRVNAIIPPLSLNGPIITIRKFPPTQMGEEQLTKNESLTKKMLEFLKFCVSNRMNILISGGTGSGKTTLLNVLSGFIPSGERIVTIEDSAELRLAQPHVISLETRPANMEGRGLITIRDLVRNSLRMRPDRIVIGECRGGEAFDLLSAMNTGHDGSLSTIHANSPRDALSRFETLVLMAGMDLPSRAIRQQIASAVQIIIQQSRFSDGSRKITHIVEVTGMEGETFTLQEIYRYKREGWHEDGKLKGRFESSSLMPLLCTRLRNEGHHIPTEWFEN